From the genome of Podospora bellae-mahoneyi strain CBS 112042 chromosome 2, whole genome shotgun sequence:
TCACGGTGGGTATGGTATCAGCTCCCACACCAAGGGTTTAGCTCTTGACTGGATAGTTGGGGCCACCGTTGTCCTCGCCAATTCGACAATTGTCAACTGCTCCAAGACGGAGAATCCGGACTTGTTTTGGGCCATCCGTGGTGCAGGATCCTCCATGGGCGTTGTCACCGAGTTCAGATTCGACACCTTTGAGGTGCCTGAGAAGGTTACCTACTTCATTGCGCCAGTACAATGGCCAACAGAGGCCAGAGCTTTGGTTGGTGTCCGAGCCGTTCAGGAGTTTGCCAAGACTATGCCAATGGAGTTGAACATGCGTTTGTTCATCGCCAAGCGCTTTATCAACCTGGAGGGTCTGTATTATGGAGACAAGGCAGGCCTGCAAGATGTTCTCGCACCTTTGCAAAAGATAACCAACGCAACACTCGCGGTGGCCACAACAGGTGGCTGGCTGGATCAAATCAAACACTTTGGCAACGGAGTCAACATTGATCAGGGGCACAATCTCGCGCAACATGAGACTTTCTACTCGACCAGTCTTTACACCAAGGCTTTGAGCGAAGAGAAGCTCGAGCAGTTCGTCAGCTACTGGTTCAAGCAGGCCAAGTCCAATCCTAGGGACTGGTATGTGCACATTGACTTGCACGGCGGTGAGAACTCGGCAGTCAGCTCTCAGGATGACGATTCAAGTGCCTATGCACACCGAGATTATCTTTTGATGTACCTTCTGTACGACCGCATAGACAAGGGCACATATCCCGCCGACGGCCATACCATCATGAGCAACTTTGCCCGCAACATCACCGAGGGCCTGCCCAAAGAGGACTGGGGAATGTACATCAACTACCCTGACTCCAGGGGTCTTATGGACCAGGAAACAGCGCAGGTCAATTACTGGGGCAAGAATCTACCGAGACTCCAGGCAATCAAGAAGGCCGTTGATCCGAACGATGTCTTTCATTACCCCCAGGGTGTCTTGCCAACTACTGATGCTAGAAGTCTTTGAGCGAGACCTGACATTGGTGGAAAGGACTAACGGTGTAAAGTCAGGGAGATACCCTTGTATATATGAGGAATGGGATAGATGAAAGATTCATTCAAATAAACGCGCAGTTTTCAATTCCAAGGATATCAAAGCATCTGCTCCAAGCGCCTTACAAACTAGCAATCTCACATCATGTTTAGAACCAGCCAAACACCGAAGCTAATGAATGCGACCTTCACCAAGCTTCTTTCTAACCTTTCACTGCCGCTAGTCACTTCAGTCAAAGGCCCTCTAGGGCTTGCGACGGTCCTCACTGTTGTCTCATTTCCACCCACAAACGCCCTAGTCACATTCATCCTagcaacccacccctccaaaaaccccttCACAGCCCAATACGCCGGCTTCCTCTGATAATCCTCCGTCCAAAGACACGCATCGCCCTTCCCTGGAAACGTCCCCGGCACCCAGCTATACCGATCCGTAAACTGCCACACCGTCACCCCGACACACCTCTCTACCTCGAGACACGCCCTCACTGCAACAACATAATCATTTGCCTGCTGCTCCACCGCCAGCTCACTCGCAGTTTCCACATCCTCTTGCGCCACATCCAGCTCCGTCCAGGCGACATCCACCCCCAGATCAGCAAACCTTTGCAGAGTTGCTATCAAACTCTCCACGCTCGGCGTCTGGCCAACTGTGAAGTGAGCCTGGAGTCCCACGCCATCAATTTTAACACCTTTACTCTGAAGCGACTTGACCAGTTCAACAGCGGCGGTTTGCTTTTCTGGTGCGGTCTCAAGGTTGAAGTCGTTGTAGTAGAGCTTCGTCTCTGGGGGCGCTACCTCCCTTGCAACCTCAAAAGAATGAGCGATatactcctcccccaacacctcgaAAAACACCGAGTTGCGAAATGTTCCGTTTTCGTTTAGCGCCTCATTGACGACATCCCAGGCGTAGCAGGCACTCCCAAAGTGGGAGATTACCGAGGTGATGTGTGTTGTGATCAACTGTCGTAACGTGTCTGGTGTCCATGATGTGGAGGAGACaaagggggggagttgggagtGCCAGGTCAGTGTGTGACAACGCAAGAGGTGGTTGTAGCTGTTGGCAAGGGAGGCGACTTGGTCAGAGGCGTTGAAGGAAAAGTCGCCTGGTTGGGGCTGGATGAGACCCCATTTTTGTGAGTTTTCTGGGGTGAGCTGGCCGAATTCGAGGGGGTTAGAGAGGATGTTTTGGTAGGTTGGGTCGGCGAAGTTATTGGTTTCGGTGGCAGTGCCAAAGTAGAGTTTTccggcggagaggaagagggagtgtaggccggtggaggggggttcgCGGTTGGATTGGGCGATTGTCGTTGTTGCCAagagggtgctggtggtcAGGAGGACGGATATTCTTGTCATGGTGATTATGGTGAGTGTTAATGACTCGCAAGCCGTTTGTGACTTCTGTTTTCAAATGTCAAAATGACAGCTTCTCTGTATTTTCACCTGTTTTACACTATCGCTAACAATTAACTGTCGTGGACAACTCGAGGGGTGAGCCCGGTTCTTGTATGTGTGCCGCTTTTGATGGGCAGAAGATCTGGGGTATTTTCATGTTTGATTCGGCCGATTTCCGGATTTTTTGACAAGTTTAATTCACCTTTCTGGTCACTCGTTTGATCTCCATCTGGGGCTGTGTTTACCTTGTCGGCGCCAAGTGAGCGCTCAGGACAATGCTCAGGCCATCGACGTTTCAGACGAAGAAGCAGCGCCTGAAGTCACGCATTTGGCAATTCAATGCTTTGAAAGCAATGCAACAGACCACAAAACTTCATATATCACTGTTCCAGCTCAGTAATCACCAGCAACCCATTGTTTCACATGTGTGAGAGCTGTAGTTATGGCCtctgaaaagaagaagcaaaagggaCTCTAACCCTCTATACCTTTTTAGGGGCAAAATGGTTTCAGGTAACGAAGTCTCTTTCACTAGACTTTGCAGTACAGAAAAACATATTAATGCCTTGCGGCTGGTTTTTTCCtattttttcttctttccttttcgTCATTAATGCTCCGTTTGATTATTGGCAGTTCCAGGTTTCCAGAGACTTTGCCATGATCTGATGATAACTGGttacccctgaacccctttTTACGCCTTATCAGCCCGCAGTCTGCAACCAAGGTACCAT
Proteins encoded in this window:
- a CDS encoding hypothetical protein (EggNog:ENOG503NX27; CAZy:AA7; COG:C): MLTLAPFCALLGLAATSYANPFDKQDALTDCLVGSGVPINAPGSADWKLDSAPFNLRLNYTPVAIAVPTTAKHVQNAVACAAELGIKANAKCGGHSYASFGLGGEDGHLTIEMDRMNKVVLDNSTGIATVEGGSRLGHVAWELYQQGRRGFSHGTCPGVGVGGHALHGGYGISSHTKGLALDWIVGATVVLANSTIVNCSKTENPDLFWAIRGAGSSMGVVTEFRFDTFEVPEKVTYFIAPVQWPTEARALVGVRAVQEFAKTMPMELNMRLFIAKRFINLEGLYYGDKAGLQDVLAPLQKITNATLAVATTGGWLDQIKHFGNGVNIDQGHNLAQHETFYSTSLYTKALSEEKLEQFVSYWFKQAKSNPRDWYVHIDLHGGENSAVSSQDDDSSAYAHRDYLLMYLLYDRIDKGTYPADGHTIMSNFARNITEGLPKEDWGMYINYPDSRGLMDQETAQVNYWGKNLPRLQAIKKAVDPNDVFHYPQGVLPTTDARSL
- a CDS encoding hypothetical protein (CAZy:GH10; COG:G; EggNog:ENOG503NVX1), which gives rise to MTRISVLLTTSTLLATTTIAQSNREPPSTGLHSLFLSAGKLYFGTATETNNFADPTYQNILSNPLEFGQLTPENSQKWGLIQPQPGDFSFNASDQVASLANSYNHLLRCHTLTWHSQLPPFVSSTSWTPDTLRQLITTHITSVISHFGSACYAWDVVNEALNENGTFRNSVFFEVLGEEYIAHSFEVAREVAPPETKLYYNDFNLETAPEKQTAAVELVKSLQSKGVKIDGVGLQAHFTVGQTPSVESLIATLQRFADLGVDVAWTELDVAQEDVETASELAVEQQANDYVVAVRACLEVERCVGVTVWQFTDRYSWVPGTFPGKGDACLWTEDYQRKPAYWAVKGFLEGWVARMNVTRAFVGGNETTVRTVASPRGPLTEVTSGSERLERSLVKVAFISFGVWLVLNMM